The Epinephelus lanceolatus isolate andai-2023 chromosome 8, ASM4190304v1, whole genome shotgun sequence genome includes a window with the following:
- the asxl1 gene encoding polycomb group protein ASXL1 isoform X2, producing the protein MTTTLVTVLENFSDAPMTPKQILHVIQTKGLKEMRSGTAPLACLVTMLHSQVRGDRVKNSIFFKLPGRMSLFTLKKNALQWTKTTSESESPTEPASSTVPPAPSSSTPAAGMVVAPVGPTEATEQESCDSTETTAAASGDNDASVDESSSSASCSTELQASSTQPQTRLSRAAGQQGRTDTQQAQHVQHTQTRLSRSRQSGRQRKKAVMMPRVVLTPLKVNGEHVPSGPMKRSRGGVDVDFETPGSILVNTNIRALINVRTFSAFPTHSQQQLLQLLPEVDRQVKKKWSDLKLATKKRVAALRRSSTQTGGCQPDPSLTLTGTEERISPLIGSESISGISGGDGDTDALASEPEQNEPGTSGMASRSSPQSGPIEPDPTSQATEGEHVPSASRAGPRPAIITAEIGPDGMARLSSSALNNEFFTHASQSWKERLAEGEFTHEMQVRFRQEMEKEKKVEAWKEKFFEEYHGQKSGLTQEESLKLTMSEANEVAASVLDSDVAVVATGAPKRRSVGRRRRDGRMRRRTRADLRRRARRTLCKATSPALQSAEAAEASTALDISAVSLGSPMSDNTVVQGEVVLQAECGVELPAESAAIEPKPSPTPEPVTLPASTPTPTPSPSPASTSANEEPEAVARLLPEEAAPALASTSSPSSSSSSSSSSSSASSPVSSPSSPSDRQGAFAAGLDSSSSSSASSSAAVAADPLDDTASVITSITGGTTTSSRESSPSASPATTPVPSAQLKEQKRRPDETQAFSSFPEKRPRLDDRQSFRTTIDSVRSEKPQPTTEEPKVPPIRIQLSRIKPPWVKGHPTYQICPRIVPPGEGSRRSGTGGARTLADIKARAQQARAQREAAAAVAATGDRAGPAGVRLRPAAGLQDSSNGRRAREHPGPIEPGGGGGGGGGGNGSGRRGGGGMEEQGSSSGTNSSGTQLQLLNVEPTPQPPPSLSTTSTFISLEPPQTPSPPQEEAAGRPETGEDVEATSASVQSSSTGITEKAADSCSLKSEVPEPVAASSEMAHQGCEKPLLAPTSIPDSLPRFGAQGVDVIQTLASSCQPKDQVQGKEAALGGVIQHGSHHVEPQEVFSHSAAERRQTDVSSLQQADSSGGEKDDEAATHSDSTETASDCENDIQEDEQPQPDQDWCAQLNIQRNGQLVICSPPPQNQKPVIQAHMSSRQGQTVIQPCFPKGLPHPQHSDLQSLPPVQLQGIRDNNTVVKVEPGDDCRGSRQSSTEEDCRGGLKPSVTHPVASAASKRVASSIRPVSSVEANNPLVTQLLQGSLPLEKVLPSHSANRLEISRLPGPQPRPPVARTQGPRHRPEVLAQSPSPELSAASQIHSKSPAGHPVSCLMEAPAASQYQSQQAPGAVPVITSLPTSSSSSSSLSFRSKSDLSSQPPVGSAVIKDSHGPQPPQGVTPDRPQPAHRTMPNGPSPPHADPCPTDVVPTIKINWRPPQSHLPHSHQQQLSPASTVKNEGSVRPTCQALAKSSPIKPMSVTKKEPGSSTDGYLSGGAMEGLLNMEMTLARMTKKEHSKATYSSGSPSSSSSPSPSSSASTLPFQLYGKLPKHGGIGGVSYTANVSVMDSGSFSRSMADSVLQLRPRMASSQTTLSIQAFTDSTAEEVALKCSCRLKAMIMCQGCGAFCHDDCIGPSKLCVSCLVVR; encoded by the exons GTTTTGGAGAACTTCTCAGATGCACCCATGACTCCTAAACAAATCCTCCATGTCATCCAGACCAAGGGTCTGAAGGAAATGcgg agcggTACAGCTCCTTTGGCCTGCCTGGTCACCATGCTGCACTCCCAGGTGAGAGGAGACCGGGTCAAGAACAGCATCTTCTTCAAGCTGCCTGGGCGGATGAGCCTGTTCACTCTCAAG AAGAACGCCCTCCAGTGGACGAAGACAacatcagagtcagagtcacCAACGGAGCCAGCCAGCAGCACTGTCCCCCCAgctcccagcagcagcacccCTGCAGCAGGCATGGTTGTGGCCCCAGTCGGCCCCACTGAGGCCACTGAGCAAGAAAGCTGCGACTCCACCGAGACCACCGCTGCTGCCAGTGGAGATAATGACG CCTCGGTGGACGAGAGCTCGTCCAGTGCCTCCTGCTCCACAGAACTGCAGGCTTCCAGCACCCAGCCCCAGACCCGCCTCAGCAGGGCAGCAGGACAGCAGggacgcacagacacacagcaggccCAACATGTTCAACACACCCAGACCAGACTGAGCCGCTCAAGACAG TCAGGAAGGCAGAGGAAAAAAGCAGTCATGATGCCTCGTGTTGTCCTCACCCCTCTTAAAGTGAATGGAGAGCACGTCCCTTCAG GGCCTATGAAGAGGAGTCGAGGAGGGGTGGATGTAGACTTTGAAACACCTGGCTCCATCCTGGTCAACACCAACATCAGAGCCCTCATCAATGTGCGGACCTTCTCAGCCTTCcccacacactcacagcaacagctgctgcagctgctgccagAGGTGGACCGACAG GTCAAGAAAAAGTGGTCAGACTTAAAGCTGGCGACAAAAAAGCGTGTTGCTGCCCTTAGGCGCAGCAGCACGCAGACTGGAGGATGCCAACCAGACCCCAGCCTGACCCTGACAGGGACCGAGGAAAGAATCTCCCCACTAATTGGGTCAGAATCTATCTCTGGCATAAGTGGTGGTGATGGAGACACAGACGCACTTGCATCGGAGCCGGAGCAGAATG aGCCAGGCACCAGTGGCATGGCGTCCAGGTCTTCTCCCCAGAGTGGTCCCATCGAGCCAGACCCAACAAGCCAGGCAACCGAGGGCGAGCATGTGCCCTCCGCCTCCCGTGCTGGGCCAAGACCAGCAATCATCACGGCAGAG ATTGGACCAGATGGGATGGCCAGACTAAGCAGCTCAGCTCTCAACAATGAGTTCTTCACCCATGCCTCCCAGAGCTGGAAAGAGAGGCTGGCTGAGG GTGAGTTCACCCATGAGATGCAGGTGCGTTTCCGGCAGGAaatggagaaagagaagaaggtgGAGGCGTGGAAGGAAAAGTTTTTTGAAGAGTACCATGGGCAAAA GTCTGGCCTGACACAAGAAGAGTCCTTAAAGCTTACCATGAGTGAAGCCAATGAAGTTGCAGCCAGTGTGCTGGACAGTGATGTGGCTGTGGTTGCAACTGGTGCCCCCAAAAGACGCAGTGTGGGTCGGCgtaggagagacggcagaatgcgGAGACGCACGCGAGCTGACCTGCGTCGGAGGGCCCGTCGTACCCTCTGCAAGGCCACTTCTCCAGCGCTGCAGTCTGCAGAAGCAGCTGAGGCCAGCACTGCACTGGACATCTCAGCGGTCTCTCTTGGATCTCCCATGTCCGACAACACGGTGGTTCAAGGCGAGGTGGTGCTGCAGGCTGAGTGTGGCGTGGAGCTCCCAGCTGAGAGTGCCGCCATAGAGCCAAAGCCTTCTCCCACTCCAGAGCCAGTCACACTGCCAGCCTCCACTCCTACTCCCACTCCCAGCCCCAGCCCAGCCTCCACCAGCGCAAATGAAGAGCCCGAAGCTGTGGCCCGCCTGCTCCCAGAGGAGGCTGCACCTGCACTGGCTTCCACCTcctcaccttcctcctcctcctcctcctcctcctcttcttcgtcTGCCTCATCGCCTGTCTCCTCACCCTCCTCACCTTCTGATAGACAGGGAGCTTTTGCTGCAGGACTGGACTCTTCGTCATCCTCCTCAGCTTCCTCCAGTGCTGCAGTAGCTGCTGACCCCCTGGATGACACCGCCTCCGTAATCACCTCCATCACAGGGggcaccaccaccagcagccgtGAGAGTAGCCCCTCAGCCAGCCCAGCCACCACCCCTGTACCCAGTGCTCAGCTCAAGGAGCAGAAAAGAAGGCCAGATGAGACTCAGGCCTTCTCCAGCTTCCCCGAAAAGAGGCCGCGGCTTGACGACCGTCAGTCCTTTCGTACCACAATTGACAGTGTCCGTTCGGAGAAGCCGCAGCCGACTACAGAAGAGCCCAAGGTGCCGCCTATCAGG ATTCAACTGTCCAGAATCAAACCCCcctgggtcaaaggtcaccccACCTACCAGATCTGTCCCCGGATCGTGCCCCCCGGCGAGGGTTCGCGGCGGTCGGGGACGGGGGGCGCGCGTACCCTGGCGGACATCAAAGCCCGTGCCCAGCAAGCCCGTGCCCAGCGCGAggccgctgctgctgttgcagcCACTGGCGACAGGGCAGGGCCGGCCGGGGTCAGGCTGCGGCCTGCTGCTGGGCTACAGGATAGCAGCAATGGACGACGAGCACGAGAACATCCAGGACCTATCGagccaggaggaggaggaggaggaggaggaggaggaaatggaAGTGGAAGAAGGGGAGGTGGTGGGATGGAGGAGCAGGGATCGTCTTCAGGCACTAATTCGTCTGGAACACAACTACAGCTTCTCAATGTAGAGCCTACGCCCCAACCACCCCCCTCCTTGTCCACTACCTCAACCTTTATTTCCCTGGAGCCCCCGCAGACCCCAAGCCCTCCTCAAGAGGAGGCAGCTGGGAGGCCTGAGACTGGAGAGGATGTAGAAGCAACATCAGCCAGTGTTCAGAGCTCGTCTACTGGTATCACAGAAAAGGCAGCTGATTCATGCTCTTTAAAGTCTGAGGTGCCTGAGCCTGTTGCCGCCTCCTCAGAGATGGCTCACCAGGGTTGTGAAAAACCCTTACTGGCACCGACCTCCATTCCAGATTCCCTTCCCAGGTTTGGGGCTCAGGGTGTGGATGTGATTCAGACGCTAGCCAGCTCCTGTCAGCCCAAAGATCAGGTCCAAGGGAAGGAGGCTGCATTGGGTGGTGTAATCCAACATGGCTCCCACCACGTGGAACCCCAGGAGGTGTTTTCTCACTCAGCTGCAGAGAGACGGCAAACAGACGTATCCTCTCTCCAACAAGCAGACTCCTCTGGCGGAGAGAAAGACGACGAGGCTGCGACACATAGTGATTCCACAGAAACAGCCTCTGACTGTGAGAATGACATCCAGGAGGATGAGCAGCCACAGCCTGACCAGGACTGGTGCGCTCAACTGAACATTCAGCGAAACGGCCAGCTGGTCATCTGTAGCCCTCCTCCTCAGAACCAAAAGCCAGTCATCCAGGCCCACATGTCCAGCCGCCAAGGTCAGACTGTCATTCAGCCTTGCTTTCCCAAGGGTCTGCCTCACCCTCAGCACAGCGATCTTCAGTCTCTCCCCCCAGTCCAGCTGCAGGGGATCAGggacaacaacactgtggtcaaAGTGGAGCCTGGAGATGATTGTAGAGGCTCCAGACAGAGCTCGACTGAAGAGGACTGCCGTGGAGGATTAAAGCCGTCTGTCACACATCCAGTTGCTTCAGCTGCCTCCAAGAGAGTGGCCAGCTCCATCAGACCAGTGTCCAGTGTGGAGGCCAACAACCCTTTGGTCACTCAGCTGCTACAGGGCAGCCTGCCTCTGGAGAAAGTTCTACCCTCGCACTCTGCCAACAGGCTGGAGATCAGCCGATTGCCAGGACCCCAACCCAGGCCACCAGTGGCACGGACCCAAGGGCCTCGTCACAGGCCTGAGGTCTTAGCACAGTCTCCTAGCCCCGAACtgagtgcagcctcacagataCACAGCAAGTCTCCAGCAGGTCACCCAGTCTCCTGTCTGATGGAGGCCCCGGCTGCATCACAGTATCAGTCTCAGCAGGCCCCCGGGGCTGTCCCGGTCATCACCTCTCTGCccacctcctcatcctcctccagtTCTTTGTCCTTTAGAAGTAAGTCAGACCTTAGCTCTCAGCCCCCTGTGGGCTCTGCAGTTATAAAAGACTCTCATGGTCCTCAGCCCCCTCAGGGGGTCACTCCAGACAGGCCCCAGCCAGCCCACCGAACCATGCCTAATGGCCCCTCTCCTCCACATGCAGACCCCTGTCCCACCGACGTGGTGCCTACCATTAAGATTAACTGGCGCCCTCCCCAGTCTCATCTCCCCCACTCTCACCAACAGCAGCTGTCTCCTGCATCCACCGTAAAGAATGAAGGCAGTGTGCGGCCCACGTGTCAGGCCCTTGCCAAATCATCCCCCATTAAACCCATGAGTGTTACCAAAAAGGAGCCTGGGAGCTCTACGGACGGCTACCTGAGCGGAGGGGCCATGGAGGGACTCCTCAACATGGAGATGACTTTAGCCAGGATGACAAAGAAGGAACACAGCAAAGCTACCTATTCCTCTggctctccctcctcctcctcctccccctctccctcctcctctgcctccaccCTTCCCTTCCAGCTGTATGGGAAACTCCCCAAGCATGGTGGCATCGGAGGGGTGAGCTACACAGCCAATGTGTCAGTGATGGACAGCGGCAGTTTCTCCCGGAGCATGGCTGACAGTGTGCTCCAGCTGCGCCCACGCATGGCCTCCAGCCAGACCACCCTCAGCATCCAGGCCTTTACTGACAGTACAGCTGAGGAGGTGGCTCTCAAGTGTTCGTGCCGCCTCAAAGCCATGATCATGTGCCAAGGCTGCGGTGCATTCTGCCATGACGATTGCATCGGGCCCTCCAAACTGTGCGTGTCTTGTCTGGTGGTCAGATAG
- the asxl1 gene encoding polycomb group protein ASXL1 isoform X3, with amino-acid sequence MWPAADRNRSGTAPLACLVTMLHSQVRGDRVKNSIFFKLPGRMSLFTLKKNALQWTKTTSESESPTEPASSTVPPAPSSSTPAAGMVVAPVGPTEATEQESCDSTETTAAASGDNDASVDESSSSASCSTELQASSTQPQTRLSRAAGQQGRTDTQQAQHVQHTQTRLSRSRQSGRQRKKAVMMPRVVLTPLKVNGEHVPSGPMKRSRGGVDVDFETPGSILVNTNIRALINVRTFSAFPTHSQQQLLQLLPEVDRQVKKKWSDLKLATKKRVAALRRSSTQTGGCQPDPSLTLTGTEERISPLIGSESISGISGGDGDTDALASEPEQNEPGTSGMASRSSPQSGPIEPDPTSQATEGEHVPSASRAGPRPAIITAEIGPDGMARLSSSALNNEFFTHASQSWKERLAEGEFTHEMQVRFRQEMEKEKKVEAWKEKFFEEYHGQKSGLTQEESLKLTMSEANEVAASVLDSDVAVVATGAPKRRSVGRRRRDGRMRRRTRADLRRRARRTLCKATSPALQSAEAAEASTALDISAVSLGSPMSDNTVVQGEVVLQAECGVELPAESAAIEPKPSPTPEPVTLPASTPTPTPSPSPASTSANEEPEAVARLLPEEAAPALASTSSPSSSSSSSSSSSSASSPVSSPSSPSDRQGAFAAGLDSSSSSSASSSAAVAADPLDDTASVITSITGGTTTSSRESSPSASPATTPVPSAQLKEQKRRPDETQAFSSFPEKRPRLDDRQSFRTTIDSVRSEKPQPTTEEPKVPPIRIQLSRIKPPWVKGHPTYQICPRIVPPGEGSRRSGTGGARTLADIKARAQQARAQREAAAAVAATGDRAGPAGVRLRPAAGLQDSSNGRRAREHPGPIEPGGGGGGGGGGNGSGRRGGGGMEEQGSSSGTNSSGTQLQLLNVEPTPQPPPSLSTTSTFISLEPPQTPSPPQEEAAGRPETGEDVEATSASVQSSSTGITEKAADSCSLKSEVPEPVAASSEMAHQGCEKPLLAPTSIPDSLPRFGAQGVDVIQTLASSCQPKDQVQGKEAALGGVIQHGSHHVEPQEVFSHSAAERRQTDVSSLQQADSSGGEKDDEAATHSDSTETASDCENDIQEDEQPQPDQDWCAQLNIQRNGQLVICSPPPQNQKPVIQAHMSSRQGQTVIQPCFPKGLPHPQHSDLQSLPPVQLQGIRDNNTVVKVEPGDDCRGSRQSSTEEDCRGGLKPSVTHPVASAASKRVASSIRPVSSVEANNPLVTQLLQGSLPLEKVLPSHSANRLEISRLPGPQPRPPVARTQGPRHRPEVLAQSPSPELSAASQIHSKSPAGHPVSCLMEAPAASQYQSQQAPGAVPVITSLPTSSSSSSSLSFRSKSDLSSQPPVGSAVIKDSHGPQPPQGVTPDRPQPAHRTMPNGPSPPHADPCPTDVVPTIKINWRPPQSHLPHSHQQQLSPASTVKNEGSVRPTCQALAKSSPIKPMSVTKKEPGSSTDGYLSGGAMEGLLNMEMTLARMTKKEHSKATYSSGSPSSSSSPSPSSSASTLPFQLYGKLPKHGGIGGVSYTANVSVMDSGSFSRSMADSVLQLRPRMASSQTTLSIQAFTDSTAEEVALKCSCRLKAMIMCQGCGAFCHDDCIGPSKLCVSCLVVR; translated from the exons ATGTGGCCTGCTGCTGACCGAAACAGGAG cggTACAGCTCCTTTGGCCTGCCTGGTCACCATGCTGCACTCCCAGGTGAGAGGAGACCGGGTCAAGAACAGCATCTTCTTCAAGCTGCCTGGGCGGATGAGCCTGTTCACTCTCAAG AAGAACGCCCTCCAGTGGACGAAGACAacatcagagtcagagtcacCAACGGAGCCAGCCAGCAGCACTGTCCCCCCAgctcccagcagcagcacccCTGCAGCAGGCATGGTTGTGGCCCCAGTCGGCCCCACTGAGGCCACTGAGCAAGAAAGCTGCGACTCCACCGAGACCACCGCTGCTGCCAGTGGAGATAATGACG CCTCGGTGGACGAGAGCTCGTCCAGTGCCTCCTGCTCCACAGAACTGCAGGCTTCCAGCACCCAGCCCCAGACCCGCCTCAGCAGGGCAGCAGGACAGCAGggacgcacagacacacagcaggccCAACATGTTCAACACACCCAGACCAGACTGAGCCGCTCAAGACAG TCAGGAAGGCAGAGGAAAAAAGCAGTCATGATGCCTCGTGTTGTCCTCACCCCTCTTAAAGTGAATGGAGAGCACGTCCCTTCAG GGCCTATGAAGAGGAGTCGAGGAGGGGTGGATGTAGACTTTGAAACACCTGGCTCCATCCTGGTCAACACCAACATCAGAGCCCTCATCAATGTGCGGACCTTCTCAGCCTTCcccacacactcacagcaacagctgctgcagctgctgccagAGGTGGACCGACAG GTCAAGAAAAAGTGGTCAGACTTAAAGCTGGCGACAAAAAAGCGTGTTGCTGCCCTTAGGCGCAGCAGCACGCAGACTGGAGGATGCCAACCAGACCCCAGCCTGACCCTGACAGGGACCGAGGAAAGAATCTCCCCACTAATTGGGTCAGAATCTATCTCTGGCATAAGTGGTGGTGATGGAGACACAGACGCACTTGCATCGGAGCCGGAGCAGAATG aGCCAGGCACCAGTGGCATGGCGTCCAGGTCTTCTCCCCAGAGTGGTCCCATCGAGCCAGACCCAACAAGCCAGGCAACCGAGGGCGAGCATGTGCCCTCCGCCTCCCGTGCTGGGCCAAGACCAGCAATCATCACGGCAGAG ATTGGACCAGATGGGATGGCCAGACTAAGCAGCTCAGCTCTCAACAATGAGTTCTTCACCCATGCCTCCCAGAGCTGGAAAGAGAGGCTGGCTGAGG GTGAGTTCACCCATGAGATGCAGGTGCGTTTCCGGCAGGAaatggagaaagagaagaaggtgGAGGCGTGGAAGGAAAAGTTTTTTGAAGAGTACCATGGGCAAAA GTCTGGCCTGACACAAGAAGAGTCCTTAAAGCTTACCATGAGTGAAGCCAATGAAGTTGCAGCCAGTGTGCTGGACAGTGATGTGGCTGTGGTTGCAACTGGTGCCCCCAAAAGACGCAGTGTGGGTCGGCgtaggagagacggcagaatgcgGAGACGCACGCGAGCTGACCTGCGTCGGAGGGCCCGTCGTACCCTCTGCAAGGCCACTTCTCCAGCGCTGCAGTCTGCAGAAGCAGCTGAGGCCAGCACTGCACTGGACATCTCAGCGGTCTCTCTTGGATCTCCCATGTCCGACAACACGGTGGTTCAAGGCGAGGTGGTGCTGCAGGCTGAGTGTGGCGTGGAGCTCCCAGCTGAGAGTGCCGCCATAGAGCCAAAGCCTTCTCCCACTCCAGAGCCAGTCACACTGCCAGCCTCCACTCCTACTCCCACTCCCAGCCCCAGCCCAGCCTCCACCAGCGCAAATGAAGAGCCCGAAGCTGTGGCCCGCCTGCTCCCAGAGGAGGCTGCACCTGCACTGGCTTCCACCTcctcaccttcctcctcctcctcctcctcctcctcttcttcgtcTGCCTCATCGCCTGTCTCCTCACCCTCCTCACCTTCTGATAGACAGGGAGCTTTTGCTGCAGGACTGGACTCTTCGTCATCCTCCTCAGCTTCCTCCAGTGCTGCAGTAGCTGCTGACCCCCTGGATGACACCGCCTCCGTAATCACCTCCATCACAGGGggcaccaccaccagcagccgtGAGAGTAGCCCCTCAGCCAGCCCAGCCACCACCCCTGTACCCAGTGCTCAGCTCAAGGAGCAGAAAAGAAGGCCAGATGAGACTCAGGCCTTCTCCAGCTTCCCCGAAAAGAGGCCGCGGCTTGACGACCGTCAGTCCTTTCGTACCACAATTGACAGTGTCCGTTCGGAGAAGCCGCAGCCGACTACAGAAGAGCCCAAGGTGCCGCCTATCAGG ATTCAACTGTCCAGAATCAAACCCCcctgggtcaaaggtcaccccACCTACCAGATCTGTCCCCGGATCGTGCCCCCCGGCGAGGGTTCGCGGCGGTCGGGGACGGGGGGCGCGCGTACCCTGGCGGACATCAAAGCCCGTGCCCAGCAAGCCCGTGCCCAGCGCGAggccgctgctgctgttgcagcCACTGGCGACAGGGCAGGGCCGGCCGGGGTCAGGCTGCGGCCTGCTGCTGGGCTACAGGATAGCAGCAATGGACGACGAGCACGAGAACATCCAGGACCTATCGagccaggaggaggaggaggaggaggaggaggaggaaatggaAGTGGAAGAAGGGGAGGTGGTGGGATGGAGGAGCAGGGATCGTCTTCAGGCACTAATTCGTCTGGAACACAACTACAGCTTCTCAATGTAGAGCCTACGCCCCAACCACCCCCCTCCTTGTCCACTACCTCAACCTTTATTTCCCTGGAGCCCCCGCAGACCCCAAGCCCTCCTCAAGAGGAGGCAGCTGGGAGGCCTGAGACTGGAGAGGATGTAGAAGCAACATCAGCCAGTGTTCAGAGCTCGTCTACTGGTATCACAGAAAAGGCAGCTGATTCATGCTCTTTAAAGTCTGAGGTGCCTGAGCCTGTTGCCGCCTCCTCAGAGATGGCTCACCAGGGTTGTGAAAAACCCTTACTGGCACCGACCTCCATTCCAGATTCCCTTCCCAGGTTTGGGGCTCAGGGTGTGGATGTGATTCAGACGCTAGCCAGCTCCTGTCAGCCCAAAGATCAGGTCCAAGGGAAGGAGGCTGCATTGGGTGGTGTAATCCAACATGGCTCCCACCACGTGGAACCCCAGGAGGTGTTTTCTCACTCAGCTGCAGAGAGACGGCAAACAGACGTATCCTCTCTCCAACAAGCAGACTCCTCTGGCGGAGAGAAAGACGACGAGGCTGCGACACATAGTGATTCCACAGAAACAGCCTCTGACTGTGAGAATGACATCCAGGAGGATGAGCAGCCACAGCCTGACCAGGACTGGTGCGCTCAACTGAACATTCAGCGAAACGGCCAGCTGGTCATCTGTAGCCCTCCTCCTCAGAACCAAAAGCCAGTCATCCAGGCCCACATGTCCAGCCGCCAAGGTCAGACTGTCATTCAGCCTTGCTTTCCCAAGGGTCTGCCTCACCCTCAGCACAGCGATCTTCAGTCTCTCCCCCCAGTCCAGCTGCAGGGGATCAGggacaacaacactgtggtcaaAGTGGAGCCTGGAGATGATTGTAGAGGCTCCAGACAGAGCTCGACTGAAGAGGACTGCCGTGGAGGATTAAAGCCGTCTGTCACACATCCAGTTGCTTCAGCTGCCTCCAAGAGAGTGGCCAGCTCCATCAGACCAGTGTCCAGTGTGGAGGCCAACAACCCTTTGGTCACTCAGCTGCTACAGGGCAGCCTGCCTCTGGAGAAAGTTCTACCCTCGCACTCTGCCAACAGGCTGGAGATCAGCCGATTGCCAGGACCCCAACCCAGGCCACCAGTGGCACGGACCCAAGGGCCTCGTCACAGGCCTGAGGTCTTAGCACAGTCTCCTAGCCCCGAACtgagtgcagcctcacagataCACAGCAAGTCTCCAGCAGGTCACCCAGTCTCCTGTCTGATGGAGGCCCCGGCTGCATCACAGTATCAGTCTCAGCAGGCCCCCGGGGCTGTCCCGGTCATCACCTCTCTGCccacctcctcatcctcctccagtTCTTTGTCCTTTAGAAGTAAGTCAGACCTTAGCTCTCAGCCCCCTGTGGGCTCTGCAGTTATAAAAGACTCTCATGGTCCTCAGCCCCCTCAGGGGGTCACTCCAGACAGGCCCCAGCCAGCCCACCGAACCATGCCTAATGGCCCCTCTCCTCCACATGCAGACCCCTGTCCCACCGACGTGGTGCCTACCATTAAGATTAACTGGCGCCCTCCCCAGTCTCATCTCCCCCACTCTCACCAACAGCAGCTGTCTCCTGCATCCACCGTAAAGAATGAAGGCAGTGTGCGGCCCACGTGTCAGGCCCTTGCCAAATCATCCCCCATTAAACCCATGAGTGTTACCAAAAAGGAGCCTGGGAGCTCTACGGACGGCTACCTGAGCGGAGGGGCCATGGAGGGACTCCTCAACATGGAGATGACTTTAGCCAGGATGACAAAGAAGGAACACAGCAAAGCTACCTATTCCTCTggctctccctcctcctcctcctccccctctccctcctcctctgcctccaccCTTCCCTTCCAGCTGTATGGGAAACTCCCCAAGCATGGTGGCATCGGAGGGGTGAGCTACACAGCCAATGTGTCAGTGATGGACAGCGGCAGTTTCTCCCGGAGCATGGCTGACAGTGTGCTCCAGCTGCGCCCACGCATGGCCTCCAGCCAGACCACCCTCAGCATCCAGGCCTTTACTGACAGTACAGCTGAGGAGGTGGCTCTCAAGTGTTCGTGCCGCCTCAAAGCCATGATCATGTGCCAAGGCTGCGGTGCATTCTGCCATGACGATTGCATCGGGCCCTCCAAACTGTGCGTGTCTTGTCTGGTGGTCAGATAG